DNA from Asticcacaulis excentricus:
GCGGATAGATTCCGCAGGCAATGTCTCCAAACGCTTTGCCGCGGGAAAGTTTCCCTTTTCACGCTTTGGCGGGGCCTGCCCGCGCTGGAACCTGCATCAGGCCTTTCAGTCGCCGGGCCGCATTCTCACCCAGGTGATCGAAACCCCCGCAAGCCCAAGCGGCGAGAGGTCGCGCTATTTCACGCTGGCGCGCACGCTCGACCGGGGCCTGCGCGGCTGGGACGGCGGGGCCTATAGCGAGCAGGCGCTGGGGCTGGGCTGTGAGCTGAAATACGCCGACAAGCTGGTCTATGCGAAGGGGCTCGACCTCAGCAACCCGGCAGCGGTCGAAACCGGCCCCATGTGCCGGCTGTGCGAACGCCCGAACTGCCGCGAACGCGCCGCCCCCCCGGTGACCAAGACCCTGTCCGTCGATGAGTGGATCAAGTCAGCCACGGCGTTTCCGTTTGCGGGGTAATCATACCTCCCCATGCCTTCGGCATAGGGAGGTATAGGGCGCTTAAAGCCGCACCACCTTTGCGGTGTTGGCCAGAGGCTCCGTGGTTTTGAGGGGGTTTCTGAGCGGGTGGACGAAGGGGCGGGCGTCGATTTCGAACACGTCGCCGGCTTGCGTCTTCACACCGTCGGCAAAGCTCGCCGTCGCCGTGCCGAAGCAGTGCACGTGCACATCGCCCGGCACGCGGAACAGCTCGTACTTGAAGTGGTGGTGTTCCAGATTCTCGAACGTGTGGGACATGTTGTCCTCGCCGGAGATAAACGGCTTTTCCCAGATCACTTCATTGCCGCGCACGATCTTCGACGTGCCTTCGACGTGGCTCGGCAGGTCGCCGGTCAGGATCTCGACCCCCAGAGAGGCCGGGCGCAGCTTGGAGTGGGCCAGCCACAGATAGTTCTGCTTTTCGGTCACGTGATCCGAGAACTCGTTGGCCAGCGCAAAGCCGATGCGATAGGGCTGAGAGTCCTCGCCGATGACGTAGATACCGGCCATTTCCGGTTCTTCGCCGCCGTCCTCGGCAAAGGCCGGCGACACCAGCTCGGCGCCCGGTCCGACCAGCGCGTAACCATTGCCCTTATAGAACCATTCCGGCTGCGCCCCGGCGGTGCCCGATGCCGGCTTGCCGCCCTTCACGCCCATCAGGAACATGCGCATCGAGTCGGTCAGGTTCTCTTCGCCGCCCCCGTCTTTGGTAGCCTCTTTGGCCTTGGCGTGCATCTTGTCGCGGCCCTCAGCCGAGCCTAGGTGCGTCAGGCCGGTCCCGGTCAGGTGCAGGTGCGCCGGGTCCGGATGGTCGATGGGGGCCAGCACGCGGCCTTCGGACAGGGCCAGCGCGATATCCACCGCCTCACCCAGACCCTGCTGCGCCACCTGATCGGCGATCGAGCGTTTGGCGGCGATGGCGGCCCTGGCCAGCTCATAGGTCGTGGTCACGCCCAGAATGACCTTAGCCGAACCGTCATCTTCGGCAGCGGCCACACCGCGCGTCCCGTGGGCATCGACAAACTGGATCAGGCGAAGGGTCATGACGAACTCCCAACAATATTGCTCTTAAAACTCAGACAATTGATTGTGACTTAGGCCTGCCTTTGCCGTTTGTCAAATCGTGTTTATGATCAGACTCGTTTCTATCGGCTCGACAGGATTTTACGAGCCCGCTTTAAAGCGCCTCCCCTGATTTCAGGGGAGGTGGATTCGATGCCTTTGGTATCGAAGACGGTGGGGTTAATACCGACGTATAACCCCCCTCCGGCTTTCAGCCGGTATCCCCCCTGACATCAGGGGGGAGGCTTTAAACCGGCTCCGTCCGATGACCGAGGAATAAAACACACAGGGCCCTGCATGACCGATACCCGACCCGCCGCTACGTTTGACCGCTCCCCGGCCACCGAAAGTTCCGCTTACGGCGTGCATTTCCAAGGCCGCCTGCACGGGGCGCTGGCCCACCGGCTAGGGGTGGACATCCTTAAGGGCGTCTATCAGCCCGGCGAGGTCCTGCCCAATGAGATTGACTCGTCTTCGACCCTCGACATCTCGCGCTCGGCCTATCGGGAGGCCATCCGCATTCTGGCCGCCAAGGGCATGGTCGAAAGCCGCCCCAAGGCCGGGACGCGCGTCACGGCGCGGCGCCGCTGGAACGTGCTCGATCCGGAGGTGCTGGGCTGGATGTTCGAGACGGAGCCGTCGGAGGACTTCATCAAGGGCCTGTTTGAGCTGCGCCTGATCACCGAACCGGCGGCGGCCGAACTGGCGGCGCTGCGCCGCACGGACGAGCACCTGCGCCTGATGGACAAGGCGCTCGACCTGATGGAGGCCGAGACCCTGGCCACCGAAGCCGGACGCAAGGCCGATCTCGACTTCCACGACGCCCTGATGCACGCCACGCACAACGAAGCCCTCGCCTCGCTGAGCCATTCGATCGGGGCGGCGGTCGCCTGGTCCACGCGCTTCAAGCAGCGCCATCAGGCCCTGACCCGCGACCCGATTCCCGACCACCGCCGCGTGTTTGATGCCATCAAACGACAGGACTCAGGCGCGGCCCGCTGGTGCATGGAATCGCTCATCCGCATGGCCCTCGACGACACCCAGCGCTCCATGCAGACCCAGTACCTCGAACCGAGAGGGTGAGAGGGCACGAAAGGTACGAAAGTCGGTGGGGGGCGTGGGAAGACGAAACACGTTCCGTGCGAAATTTGAGAAAGCCCCCACCACCAACCTGTTGGGAGGCATTAAGAACGCCCTATTCCAGCACACAGGTCCCGATGCCGTTGCGGCGCACCACCCCGGCATTGGCGCGGATTTTGCCTGAGCGGCCCTTGACGTACTTGCCCGACTTGGCCGCCTTCCATTTCAGCGGGCTGGGCAGGATCGCCGCCAGACGCGAGGCCTCGGCCTGGGTGAGATCGTCCGCCGACTTGCCGAACCAGTATTGCGAAGCGGCCTCGGCCCCATAGATGCCGGGGCCCCATTCGGCGCTGTTGAGATAGACTTCCATGATGCGCGACTTAGGCCACATCGTCTCGATCAGCAGCGCATAGTAAGCCTCAACCCCTTTGCGCACATAGGAGCGCTGCGGCCACAGGAAGGCGTTCTTGGCGGTCTGCTGGGAGATGGTTGAACCGCCGCGCACCTTGCGCCCGCGCGCATTGTTGCGCTGCGCCTTCTCGATAGCGTTCATGTCGAAGCCATAGTGCGAGCAAAACTTGGCGTCTTCGGCGGCAATCACCGCCACCTTGAGATTGTCCGATATGCGTGAGGCGGGCACCCATTCGTGGTGGTAGCCCTTGCCCTCGAAAATCCGCTGCACCATCAGAAAGGTGATCGGCACGGGCAAGAACCGATGCACGGCGACCGACGCCACGCTGAAGGCAAAGCCGCCCACGATCACAAAGACGAGCAGTCGCCCGATGCCGAATTTCGCCTTGGCCCCCGCCACTGTTCGCTACTCCACGGCCCTCGCAAGACGAGAGCTCAAAAATGCCAATCCGGACGCAGAGCCGCCTCAAGTCCGGATTGTCGATACCCACCCATAATCGGGTCCCGCCGTCAGGCGGAGCGGATTATGAAGCCTCAAATACCCACAGGTTGCCGTCTTCGTCACCAAAGATCAAGCGGTTGGCCTCATTCGAGATAGCCAGCGCCGTGATGGGCGCACCCTTTTCGCGGCGAATCCAGTCGATCCCGGTCGATTGCAGTTCAGCCAGCCACACACGCCCGTCTTCGAGCCCGGCCGCCAGCAGCGTGTCTTCGGGGGCGCCGGCGACGACCGACACCATGGTCGATTCTTCGGCGTTGATTTCCGACGCTTCTTCGCCCATCGGCCCGTTGGCCTTCAGGAAGGGCCACACCACCGCACCATTGGCCCCGGAGGTGGCCAAAAGCTTGCCCTTGGCGAAAAAGCCCATCGACTTGATCTTGGCCGGATAGCCGCCCATGCGCATATCCTTGGCATCGCTGATGCGCCAGCCGTGCAGGGCGTTTTCCTGCATGGCGGTCATGACGAACTTGTCGTCGGGCGAAATGGCGATCCTGGTGTGCGAACCGGCCCATTTGAGCAGGGTTGGCTTTTGCTGCGCGATACGGGAAAACCACACGGCCACGCCATTATAGGTCGCCGCATAAAGCTTGCGCCCCTTGGCATCGAAAGTGATGTCCGACAGGCTGGACGTGTGCTCAAAGATCACGGCCGTCTTCTTCTGTGCGTCATAGACGTGCACCTTTTTGCCCGCAGCAGCGGCAATCAGCAGCGCCGCGTCGCTGACGGCCAGGGCATCGAACCACGCGCCCTTGGCGGCAAAA
Protein-coding regions in this window:
- a CDS encoding FadR/GntR family transcriptional regulator codes for the protein MTDTRPAATFDRSPATESSAYGVHFQGRLHGALAHRLGVDILKGVYQPGEVLPNEIDSSSTLDISRSAYREAIRILAAKGMVESRPKAGTRVTARRRWNVLDPEVLGWMFETEPSEDFIKGLFELRLITEPAAAELAALRRTDEHLRLMDKALDLMEAETLATEAGRKADLDFHDALMHATHNEALASLSHSIGAAVAWSTRFKQRHQALTRDPIPDHRRVFDAIKRQDSGAARWCMESLIRMALDDTQRSMQTQYLEPRG
- a CDS encoding WD40 repeat domain-containing protein, which encodes MPFAYEKHFDEYVVAALFDSADEPVAALGDGRVVFPDADATFEAHPNGGILSAAIHPSGVGIVTGGDDGRVVWTTKESGPVELFAAKGAWFDALAVSDAALLIAAAAGKKVHVYDAQKKTAVIFEHTSSLSDITFDAKGRKLYAATYNGVAVWFSRIAQQKPTLLKWAGSHTRIAISPDDKFVMTAMQENALHGWRISDAKDMRMGGYPAKIKSMGFFAKGKLLATSGANGAVVWPFLKANGPMGEEASEINAEESTMVSVVAGAPEDTLLAAGLEDGRVWLAELQSTGIDWIRREKGAPITALAISNEANRLIFGDEDGNLWVFEAS
- the araD1 gene encoding AraD1 family protein encodes the protein MTLRLIQFVDAHGTRGVAAAEDDGSAKVILGVTTTYELARAAIAAKRSIADQVAQQGLGEAVDIALALSEGRVLAPIDHPDPAHLHLTGTGLTHLGSAEGRDKMHAKAKEATKDGGGEENLTDSMRMFLMGVKGGKPASGTAGAQPEWFYKGNGYALVGPGAELVSPAFAEDGGEEPEMAGIYVIGEDSQPYRIGFALANEFSDHVTEKQNYLWLAHSKLRPASLGVEILTGDLPSHVEGTSKIVRGNEVIWEKPFISGEDNMSHTFENLEHHHFKYELFRVPGDVHVHCFGTATASFADGVKTQAGDVFEIDARPFVHPLRNPLKTTEPLANTAKVVRL
- the mtgA gene encoding monofunctional biosynthetic peptidoglycan transglycosylase, translated to MAGAKAKFGIGRLLVFVIVGGFAFSVASVAVHRFLPVPITFLMVQRIFEGKGYHHEWVPASRISDNLKVAVIAAEDAKFCSHYGFDMNAIEKAQRNNARGRKVRGGSTISQQTAKNAFLWPQRSYVRKGVEAYYALLIETMWPKSRIMEVYLNSAEWGPGIYGAEAASQYWFGKSADDLTQAEASRLAAILPSPLKWKAAKSGKYVKGRSGKIRANAGVVRRNGIGTCVLE